One stretch of Punica granatum isolate Tunisia-2019 chromosome 5, ASM765513v2, whole genome shotgun sequence DNA includes these proteins:
- the LOC116209294 gene encoding protein DMP2 has product MAYKTSSKGTTPRKGIKDNTFSGLGSLIKLLPTGTVFVFQFLNPLFTDNGECDSRMNRHLSAALIGLCGLSCFFSSFTDSYVDLDGSVHYGIATRKGLWPSGDDSVDLSKYKLQFQDFVHAVLSFMVFGAVAFLDSNTMECFSPKYEKNEKLTIMLKALPPLIGAMAGTVFMMFPNKRHGIGYPPENDSEDDDHGISS; this is encoded by the coding sequence ATGGCCTACAAAACAAGCTCGAAGGGCACAACCCCGCGAAAGGGCATCAAGGACAACACATTCTCGGGACTCGGGAGCCTCATCAAGCTCCTTCCCACCGGTACGGTCTTCGTGTTCCAGTTCCTCAACCCTCTCTTTACTGACAATGGCGAGTGCGACAGCCGTATGAACAGGCATCTCAGCGCGGCACTCATCGGTCTCTGCGGGCTCTCCTGCTTCTTCTCGTCCTTCACTGACAGCTATGTGGACCTTGACGGGTCAGTCCACTATGGGATCGCCACCCGCAAAGGACTCTGGCCTAGCGGCGATGATTCGGTGGACCTGTCTAAGTATAAGCTCCAGTTTCAGGACTTTGTCCATGCCGTGCTCTCATTTATGGTGTTCGGTGCCGTGGCCTTCCTGGACTCGAACACAATGGAGTGCTTCTCCCCTAAGtacgagaaaaatgagaagcTAACGATCATGCTCAAGGCTCTGCCTCCTCTGATCGGTGCGATGGCGGGAACTGTGTTCATGATGTTCCCGAACAAGCGCCATGGAATTGGGTACCCCCCTGAGAATGACAGCGAGGACGACGATCATGGCATAAGTTCTTAA
- the LOC116209293 gene encoding uncharacterized protein LOC116209293 encodes MAVESYVVVHNIAKRHNVGTLARSATAFGVSELILVGRRDFNAFGSHGSTSHLRFRHFHSLLDARSFLKEKGCDICGVEITDGAVAVNEHPFKRSTAFLLGNEGTGLSAKECKICDFFIYIPQYGSGTASLNVTVAASIVLHHFGVWAGFSERTRDGNKFVVAERPVKQGGKNFCAESVEALIEERKSRRENGSGVFDDTANGNSSENLLDSLFIDE; translated from the exons ATGGCGGTAGAGAGCTACGTGGTGGTGCACAACATAGCCAAGCGCCACAACGTGGGGACGCTCGCCCGGAGCGCCACCGCCTTCGGTGTGTCGGAGCTGATCCTCGTCGGCCGCCGCGACTTCAACGCCTTCGGGAGCCACGGCTCCACCTCCCACCTCCGCTTCCGCCACTTTCACTCCCTCCTCGACGCCCGCTCCTTCCTCAAG gAGAAGGGTTGTGACATATGTGGTGTGGAAATCACAGATGGCGCTGTAGCTGTGAACGAGCACCCCTTCAAGAGGAGCACCGCTTTCCTTCTCGGGAACGAG GGAACTGGTCTTTCCGCCAAAGAATGCAAGATCTGCgactttttcatttatatccCTCAGTACGGGTCTGGCACAGCTTCGCTGAATGTTACAGTTGCAGCTTCCATAGTTCTGCATCATTTTGGAG TTTGGGCAGGCTTTTCTGAGAGAACTCGTGATGGTAACAAGTTTGTTGTGGCTGAGAGACCCGTGAAGCAGGGTGGAAAAAATTTCTGTGCCGAATCAGTAGAAGCTTTGATCGAGGAGCGAAAATCCAGAAGGGAAAATGGCTCTGGTGTCTTTGATGATACTGCAAATGGAAACTCATCCGAAAACCTTCTTGATTCATTGTTCATTGATGAATGA
- the LOC116209290 gene encoding pyruvate, phosphate dikinase, chloroplastic-like produces the protein MEGLLMRTAPTAPDIRTHGLLRGHHSEQTELFKENRFSLRIRRHGRVGAIRCQESEQRGFANSKPKNNEPPLSRAQAVLSPVSDPTSVAKKRVFTFGKGRSEGNKGMKSLLGGKGANLAEMASIRLSVPPGLTISTEACQEYQQNGKKLPEGLWEEILEGLKTVEKDMGAFLGEPSKPLLLSVRSGAAISMPGMMDTVLNLGLNDEVVAGLAAKSGERFAYDSYRRFLDMFGDVVMGIPHSSFEEKLEMLKSSKGVKLDTDLTAGDLKELVEQYKNVYLETKGEKFPSDPRKQLELAVKAVFDSWDSPRAIKYRSINQITGLKGTAVNIQCMVFGNMGNTSGTGVLFTRNPSTGENKLYGEFLINAQGEDVVAGIRTPEDLDTMKSCMPEAYKELVENCEILEKHYKDMMDIEFTVQENRLWMLQCRSGKRTGKGAVKIAVDMVKEGLVDIRSAIKMVEPQHLDQLLHPQFEDPSAYKDKVVATGLPASPGAAVGQVVFSAEDAEAWHAQGKSVILVRTETSPEDVGGMHAATGILTARGGMTSHAAVVARGWGKCCVSGCADIWVNDTEKVVTVSDLVINEGEWISLNGSTGEVVLGKQPLSPPALSGDLEIFMSWADEIRSLKVMANADTPDDALTARNNGAQGIGLCRTEHMFFASDKRIKAVRKMIMAVIPEQRKEALDLLLPYQRSDFEGIFRAMDGLPVTIRLLDPPLHEFLPEGDLEQIVSELTEDTGMTEDEIYSRIEKLSEVNPMLGFRGCRLGVSYPELTEMQARAIFQAAVSMSNQGFKVLPEIMVPLVGTPQELGHQVSLIRSVAMKVFSEMGTSLSYKVGTMIEIPRAALIADEIAKEAEFFSFGTNDLTQMTFGYSRDDVGKFLPIYLSKGILQADPFEVLDQRGVGQLIKIATEKGRKARPNLKVGICGEHGGEPSSVAFFAEAGLDYVSCSPFRVPIARLAAAQVAA, from the exons ATGGAAGGATTACTTATGAGGACAGCTCCTACAGCTCCTGATATCCGGACACACGGGCTGCTCAGGGGACACCATTCGGAGCAGACAGAACTCTTTAAAGAAAACCGCTTTTCTTTGAGGATCCGAAGGCACGGGAGAGTCGGAGCTATCCGATGTCAAGAATCAGAGCAGAGAGGTTTTGCCAACTCGAAGCCAAAGAATAACGAGCCACCACTCTCGAGAGCTCAAGCTGTGCTTAGTCCAGTTTCTGACCCAACTTCAGTTGCGAAGAAG AGAGTTTTCACGTTCGGAAAAGGAAGGAGTGAGGGCAACAAGGGCATGAAGTCCTTA TTGGGAGGAAAAGGGGCTAATCTCGCAGAGATGGCAAGCATCAGGCTATCGGTGCCTCCAGGTCTCACGATATCGACAGAAGCATGCCAAGAATATCAGCAGAATGGAAAGAAACTGCCCGAAGGCTTGTGGGAGGAGATACTGGAAGGCCTTAAGACGGTAGAGAAGGACATGGGAGCTTTCCTTGGAGAACCCTCCAAGCCCCTGCTCCTCTCCGTTCGATCGGGTGCTGCG ATATCAATGCCGGGAATGATGGACACGGTGCTTAACCTTGGACTGAATGATGAAGTGGTGGCGGGTTTGGCGGCGAAAAGTGGGGAGCGATTTGCTTATGATTCGTATCGTCGATTTCTTGACATGTTCGGAGACGTT GTCATGGGGATCCCACACTCATCATTCGAGGAGAAGCTAGAGATGTTAAAGAGCTCGAAAGGAGTTAAACTCGATACTGACCTAACAGCCGGTGATCTTAAAGAGCTCGTGGAACAGTACAAAAATGTCTACCTTGAAACCAAGGGCGAAAAATTCCCTTCAG ATCCAAGAAAGCAGTTAGAGTTGGCCGTAAAAGCAGTTTTCGACTCATGGGACAGTCCAAGGGCCATTAAGTACCGAAGCATTAATCAAATAACGGGGTTGAAAGGAACAGCAGTGAATATTCAGTGCATGGTTTTCGGAAATATGGGAAACACTTCAGGGACTGGAGTTTTATTCACTCGGAACCCGAGCACGGGCGAGAATAAGCTCTATGGCGAGTTTCTTATCAATGCACAG GGAGAGGATGTTGTGGCCGGAATCAGAACGCCGGAAGATTTGGACACGATGAAAAGCTGCATGCCTGAAGCTTACAAGGAGCTTGTGGAGAATTGTGAGATTCTTGAGAAGCATTACAAGGACATGATG GATATCGAGTTCACTGTTCAAGAGAACAGGCTGTGGATGCTCCAATGTCGTTCAGGGAAGCGAACAGGTAAAGGTGCAGTGAAGATTGCCGTGGATATGGTGAAAGAAGGCCTTGTTGACATTCGTTCAGCAATAAAGATGGTTGAGCCTCAGCATCTCGATCAACTTCTTCATCCACAG TTCGAGGATCCATCAGCCTACAAAGACAAAGTGGTCGCCACTGGATTGCCGGCGTCACCAGGAGCTGCTGTGGGACAGGTCGTGTTCAGTGCAGAAGATGCCGAAGCATGGCACGCACAAGGGAAAAGCGTCATTCTG GTAAGGACTGAGACGAGCCCTGAGGATGTTGGGGGAATGCACGCTGCTACTGGGATCTTGACAGCGCGGGGTGGCATGACTTCTCATGCTGCAGTCGTAGCTCGGGGTTGGGGAAAGTGCTGTGTCTCTGGCTGTGCCGATATTTGGGTTAATGACACTGAGAAG GTGGTCACGGTCAGCGACTTGGTGATTAATGAAGGGGAATGGATCTCGCTCAATGGATCAACTGGCGAAGTGGTTTTGGGGAAGCAGCCACTTTCCCCGCCAGCTCTGAGCGGGGACTTGGAGATCTTCATGTCGTGGGCTGACGAAATACGTTCTCTCAAG GTTATGGCAAATGCAGACACACCTGACGATGCTCTAACGGCAAGAAACAATGGAGCCCAAGGAATCGGACTTTGCAGGACGGAGCACATG TTTTTTGCTTCTGACAAGAGGATAAAAGCTGTAAGAAAGATGATAATGGCAGTCATTCCGGAACAGAGGAAGGAAGCTCTGGACCTGTTACTTCCTTACCAAAGGTCCGACTTCGAGGGAATATTTCGTGCCATGGATG GTTTACCGGTAACAATCCGGCTGCTAGATCCTCCATTACATGAATTTCTACCCGAAGGTGACCTCGAACAGATTGTTAGTGAACTGACAGAGGACACCGGGATGACCGAGGATGAAATCTACTCTAGAATCGAGAAGCTGTCCGAAGTGAATCCCATGCTCGGTTTCCGAGGCTGCAG GTTGGGAGTATCCTACCCTGAACTTACAGAAATGCAGGCACGTGCAATCTTTCAGGCAGCTGTCTCGATGAGCAACCAAGGTTTTAAGGTCCTTCCTGAGATAATGGTTCCTCTTGTGGGAACACCACAG GAACTGGGACATCAAGTGAGTCTGATACGAAGTGTCGCCATGAAAGTTTTCTCTGAGATGGGAACCTCACTGAGCTACAAGGTCGGGACCATGATTGAAATCCCGAGAGCTGCCCTCATAGCAGACGAG ATCGCTAAGGAAGCGGAGTTCTTCTCCTTCGGAACGAATGATCTCACTCAAATGACTTTCGGGTACAGCAGGGATGACGTGGGCAAGTTCCTGCCAATTTACTTGTCCAAAGGCATTCTTCAGGCGGATCCTTTCGAG GTGCTCGATCAGAGGGGCGTGGGGCAGCTCATCAAGATTGCCACGGAAAAGGGCCGCAAGGCTAGGCCTAACTTAAAG GTTGGGATATGCGGAGAACACGGTGGGGAGCCATCCTCTGTTGCGTTCTTTGCCGAGGCGGGACTCGACTACGTCTCCTGCTCTCCTTTCAG GGTTCCTATTGCAAGGCTGGCAGCAGCACAGGTTGCAGCCTGA
- the LOC116208663 gene encoding SAC3 family protein B, protein MSYGGFGIQSGPSVPPRNVNFGQFSRPPSSSPSQPLQTPPQAPPFPRPAPPFPRPVPVRSPLRPEGVDRGQSPLFSSGSNFSASRVPLSAPVAQRPNEFFPKAVEGQKPFYKDNIPQVNQRSSAITSLVASRNSGTSISAKIARSPDQRSNLPVQTMQRDTTSNFASHSRPPLSYEDIYESEEPYISPIEAQRTSGPRPARSPPLALRNNYSPPEIPHYGEAQRAATISTTWSSQAKSPGNYAYSTAHKDPSLAPTYIRPYDSQRSPVNEPVDVGVPRNIKSPPLPMTIDISAQNSQFEKFEPKRTTPPPSSSITKREILFNRPQPSNRQTSSSPNMVPQAPATKSDGFLVPKRTRPLSPPSADQDFQNRLNASSSFLDRTAEAPATKSSSSPISKRTRSPSLLPSNQESQQQFHSSHDEIEREMQAKAKRLARFKVELIESPQSGSEFIDSKVASMRRDTSMVEGGNLSGKASMELSEDYPSSDPVQDYDGSEPSGIIIGLCRDMCPESERAERERKGDLDQYERVDGDRNQTAEFLAVKKYNRTAEREANLIRPMPVLQRTMEYLLSLLDQPYDDRFLGIYNFLWDRMRAVRMDLRMQHIFNIESVKMLEQMIRLHIIAMHELCEYEKGEGFSEGFDAHLNIEQMNKASAELFQLYDDHRRKGIDVPTEKEFRGYYALLKLDRHPGYKVEPAELSLDLAKMTPEIRQSSEIRFARAVARACRTGNFISFFRLARKASYLQACLMHAHFAKLRSQALASLHSGLQSNQGLPVSVVASWLAMEEEDIENVLEYHGFVIKEFKEQYMVKEGPFLHSDRDYPTKCSNLVHLKKSPRIVDDVLSYRSISSPSKKGTKAQLDRSFSIQKKTHLPAEKRSQMEEDEKSDDSKARQSPKQNNQEHLPFKLPAVSREKESSQTVASSANLSWNFPMTPPSPKVPPINFGETFKFGDNSRNSLNFPMTPSSPKAPSFNIVDNFSNNSRSSLDTSIPSAMEVTLPPVVPAMFPQDMSLGVSNGAFENSLVRSEAISGLENEEPLNEYPQEFEDDLDICQKNAAEEVLVEDEDKEVAEAKLKLILRSWKRRSSKRRELREQRQLVGADALNTLTLGPPIQRKKDHGGSFGIFDIDRITRARYGKHEQSWSRLNVADVAACTLTDRNPEAKCLCWKIILCSPMDGSDSEMRNQTCQGTHLTALDWLLAKLMPGKDEEDDELVHSNPGLSIWRKWVAPQSRSDLTCCLSVVKDITYSDNLNESVLGACAVLFLVCAGISLEHQKIRLRNLLNSLPPGSQLPLLILSDSFTKEAPSAIISNLGLHEVDPSRVGSCTVVFLNEDEQTNHLDGFYSDRRLREGLQWLAGKSPPQPVLLRVQMRGLVQSHLSSSLEILGRTGAAVEVNRYVSAFNEAVDQSFSKVISAANLNASGWPCPEIVLLNEFCDERRFAEQYLPTIKWSSDSKINPLLSALRDCKLPNFDDDISWLNRGCYIGGDIEMRRLLLEDFLIRYLTESTNIMGNPLARSEASLMVQRNVRLELRDSAYFIIPMWEPIFRRIFNWRLMSLSREDLSTCYILEQDAVPLQTSHVSEPINEEGMLLDHSFEYPSLDEMLQVGRSLSPLVEPDAQPKISEPINGSMSNGGVHHREDHTERDGDQLNREMASRGDTADYTISNASRSRGSIGFDSTEVSEQTENLSRLLQQCNIVQNVIDEKLSLYFC, encoded by the exons ATGTCGTACGGCGGGTTTGGGATCCAATCGGGCCCTTCAGTTCCTCCAAGAAATGTCAATTTCGGCCAGTTCTCCCGCCCGCCTTCTTCCTCACCATCTCAGCCGCTCCAAACACCTCCGCAAGCTCCTCCATTCCCCCGTCCTGCTCCTCCCTTCCCTCGCCCTGTTCCCGTTCGATCTCCTCTCAG ACCTGAAGGTGTAGACAGAGGGCAGTCCCCACTTTTCTCTTCTGGAAGCAACTTTTCTGCTTCACGTGTTCCTTTGTCAGCTCCAGTTGCCCAGAG GCCAAATGAATTCTTTCCAAAGGCGGTTGAGGGGCAAAAACCTTTTTATAAGGATAATATTCCGCAAGTTAATCAAAGGTCTTCTGCTATCACTTCATTGGTTGCTTCGCGTAATTCTGGTACTAGCATCAGTGCAAAGATTGCCAGATCCCCAGATCAAAGAAGCAATTTGCCTGTACAGACTATGCAAAGAGACACTACCAG CAATTTTGCTTCACACTCACGGCCTCCGTTATCTTATGAAGACATCTATGAATCTGAGGAACCCTATATATCTCCGATTGAAGCCCAACG TACCTCCGGCCCACGACCAGCTCGATCACCCCCTTTGGCTTTGAGGAACAACTATTCACCCCCTGAAATTCCTCATTATGGGGAAGCTCAAcg GGCCGCCACAATTTCCACCACTTGGAGCAGTCAAGCCAAGTCACCAGGCAACTATGCCTATTCCACAGCTCATAAAGACCCATCCCTGGCCCCAACTTATATCAGGCCTTATGATTCGCAAAGAAGTCCTGTAAATGAGCCCGTGGATGTTGGAGTACCCAGAAATATCAAGTCTCCTCCTTTACCAATGACCATTGACATATCAGCTCAGAACTCGCAGTTCGAAAAGTTTGAACCTAAGAG GACTACGCCACCTCCTTCATCATCAATTACCAAGCGAGAAATCCTCTTTAATCGCCCTCAACCTAGTAATCGGCAGACTTCTTCATCCCCGAATATGGTCCCTCAGGCTCCAGCGACTAAATCTGATGGCTTTCTTGTTCCTAAAAGAACAAGACCATTATCTCCACCTTCGGCTGATCAAGATTTTCAAAATCGCCTGAATGCTTCTTCATCTTTCTTGGACAGAACTGCTGAAGCTCCTGCAACTAAATCTAGCAGTTCTCCTATTTCCAAAAGAACCAGGTCGCCTTCTTTGCTGCCTTCCAACCAAGAGTCACAGCAGCAGTTCCATTCTTCTCATGATGAAATTGAACG GGAGATGCAGGCGAAGGCTAAGCGACTGGCGCGCTTCAAAGTTGAGTTGATTGAATCTCCGCAGAGCGGCTCTGAGTTTATTGATTCGAAAGTCGCTTCTATGAGACGTGATACTTCCATGGTGGAGGGGGGCAATCTCTCTGGAAAAGCTTCTATGGAGTTGTCAGAGGATTACCCATCTAGTGACCCTGTACAGGATTATGACGGCTCGGAACCATCGGGTATCATTATTGGGTTATGCCGAGATATGTGTCCAG AGTCGGAAAGGGCAGAACGTGAGCGGAAAGGAGATCTAGACCAGTATGAACGCGTGGATGGAGATAGAAATCAAACAGCTGAGTTTCTTGCTGTGAAGAAG TACAATAGGACAGCAGAGAGGGAGGCAAACTTGATAAGGCCCATGCCGGTCCTACAAAGGACAATGGAGTATTTGCTAAGTCTGCTGGATCAACCTTATGATGATCGGTTTCTTGGCATATATAACTTCCTCTGGGATAGGATGAGAGCTGTCCGAATGGACCTAAGGATGCAGCACATTTTTAACATTGAATCTGTGAAGATGCTTGAACAAATG ATCAGACTTCACATAATCGCCATGCACGAACTGTGCGAGTATGAGAAGGGGGAGGGCTTCTCGGAGGGATTCGACGCGCACCTCAACATAGAGCAAATGAACAAAGCATCAGCTGAATTGTTCCAATTGTATGATGATCACAGGAGGAAAGGAATAGACGTGCCCACTGAGAAGGAGTTTAGAGGATATTACGCGCTCCTAAAACTGGACAGGCATCCTGGATATAAA GTTGAACCTGCAGAACTTTCACTTGATCTTGCGAAGATGACTCCAGAGATAAGGCAATCATCAGAGATCCGGTTTGCCCGTGCTGTAGCAAG GGCATGTAGGACAGGGAACTTTATTAGTTTCTTCCGGCTTGCAAGAAAAGCAAGTTACCTTCAAGCTTGCCTGATGCATGCGCACTTTGCTAAG TTACGATCCCAAGCACTTGCTTCCCTGCACTCTGGTCTACAGAGCAACCAAGGTCTCCCTGTTTCTGTTGTCGCCAGTTGGCTTGCAATGGAG GAAGAAGACATAGAGAATGTTCTAGAGTACCATGGGTTTGTCATAAAGGAGTTTAAAGAGCAATACATGGTGAAAGAAGGTCCATTTCTCCACAGTGATAGGGATTATCCTACTAAGTGTTCCAACCTCGTTCACCTAAAGAAGTCTCCTAGGATAGTGGATGATGTTCTGTCTTACCGATCCATATCCTCACCTTCCAAGAAAGGGACAAAAGCTCAGTTGGATAGAAGCTTCAGTATACAGAAGAAGACTCACTTACCTGCAGAAAAGAGAAGtcaaatggaagaagatgaaaaatCAGATGATTCCAAAGCTAGGCAATCACCGAAGCAGAACAATCAAGAGCATTTACCCTTCAAACTTCCTGCAGTAAGTCGAGAAAAGGAAAGCAGCCAGACAGTGGCCTCATCTGCAAATTTATCCTGGAACTTTCCTATGACTCCTCCCTCGCCCAAAGTTCCGCCAATTAATTTTGGGGAAACATTCAAGTTCGGTGATAATTCGAGAAATTCTTTGAATTTCCCAATGACTCCGAGCTCGCCTAAAGCACCTTCATTTAATATAGTGGATAACTTTAGTAATAATTCAAGGAGTTCTCTTGATACGAGTATTCCTTCTGCAATGGAAGTGACGCTGCCGCCAGTTGTTCCAGCAATGTTCCCACAAGACATGTCCCTTGGGGTTTCCAACGGTGCTTTTGAAAATTCCTTGGTTAGGAGTGAAGCCATAAGCGGCTTGGAAAATGAAGAACCTCTGAATGAATATCCTCAAGAGTTTGAAGATGACCTAGACATATGTCAAAAAAATGCAGCAGAAGAAGTTTTGGTTGAGGATGAAGACAAAGAAGTGGCTGAAGCAAAACTGAAGCTGATTCTGAG GTCGTGGAAGCGGCGGTCTTCCAAGAGGAGGGAGTTGCGCGAGCAGCGGCAATTAGTGGGAGCTGATGCATTGAATACGTTGACATTAGGGCCGCCTATCCAAAGGAAGAAAGAT CATGGGGGCAGCTTTGGCATTTTTGATATTGACCGCATAACAAGGGCGAGATACGGAAAGCATGAGCAATCATGGTCAAGGCTGAACGTTGCCGATGTGGCAGCATGCACACTCACAGATAGAAACCCAGAAGCTAAATGCCTCTGCTGGAAAATCATTTTATGCTCCCCAATGGATGGTTCAGATAGTGAGATGCGCAATCAGACTTGCCAAGGCACCCACTTAACAGCATTGGATTGGCTGCTTGCAAAGTTGATGCCGGGCAAAGACGAGGAGGATGATGAACTAGTCCACTCTAATCCTGGTCTTTCAATATGGAGGAAATGGGTAGCGCCCCAATCTAGGTCTGACTTAACCTGCTGTCTGTCTGTAGTTAAGGACATAACTTACAGTGACAATCTGAATGAATCTGTCCTTGGAGCATGTGCTGTTCTTTTTCTTGTGTGTGCGGGGATCAGTTTGGAACATCAAAAGATCAGACTTCGGAACCTTTTGAACTCATTGCCCCCAGGTTCCCAATTGCCTCTTCTGATACTATCAGACTCATTCACCAAAGAGGCTCCTTCAGCTATTATTAGCAACTTAGGCCTCCATGAAGTTGACCCATCAAGGGTAGGCAGTTGCACAGTGGTCTTCCTAAATGAAGATGAACAGACGAACCACTTGGATGGGTTTTACAGTGACCGGCGGCTTAGGGAAGGGCTGCAATGGCTCGCAGGGAAATCGCCTCCTCAACCTGTTCTTCTCAGGGTGCAAATGCGCGGTCTCGTTCAAAGCCATCTGAGTTCGTCACTAGAAATTCTTGGGAGAACTGGTGCTGCAGTGGAAGTAAACCGGTATGTATCTGCCTTCAATGAAGCTGTGGATCAATCATTCAGTAAAGTTATAAGTGCTGCAAATTTGAACGCTTCGGGTTGGCCTTGCCCCGAGATTGTTCTGCTGAATGAGTTTTGTGATGAGCGGAGATTTGCTGAGCAGTATTTACCCACCATAAAGTGGAGCTCAGACTCGAAGATCAATCCTCTTTTGTCTGCCCTTAGAGACTGTAAGCTTCCCAACTTCGACGATGACATTTCGTGGTTGAATAGAGGTTGTTATATAGGCGGGGACATTGAGATGCGGAGATTGCTACTTGAAGACTTCTTGATTAGATACCTCACAGAGTCGACGAATATAATGGGAAACCCACTTGCAAGAAGCGAGGCTTCTTTAATGGTGCAAAGGAATGTCCGACTTGAGCTCAGAGACTCTGCCTACTTTATCATTCCCATGTGGGAGCCAATATTCCGGAGGATATTCAATTGGCGGTTGATGAGTTTGTCGCGAGAGGACCTCTCCACATGTTATATCCTCGAGCAAGATGCTGTACCGCTTCAAACTTCGCATGTTTCTGAACCGATAAATGAAGAAGGCATGCTTCTGGATCATAGTTTCGAATATCCATCTCTAGACGAAATGCTTCAAGTTGGTCGCTCTCTTAGTCCTTTGGTGGAACCTGATGCACAGCCCAAGATTTCGGAACCTATCAACGGGTCCATGTCTAATGGTGGAGTCCACCACAGGGAAGATCATACTGAGAGAGATGGAGATCAACTGAACAGAGAAATGGCTTCAAGAGGTGATACTGCTGATTATACGATTAGTAATGCATCGAGAAGTAGAGGTAGCATCGGGTTTGATTCGACTGAGGTGAGCGAGCAAACAGAAAATTTGAGCAGGTTACTGCAGCAATGTAACATAGTGCAGAATGTGATAGATGAGAAGTTGTCTCTTTATTTCTGTTAG